A single Glycine soja cultivar W05 chromosome 14, ASM419377v2, whole genome shotgun sequence DNA region contains:
- the LOC114384407 gene encoding proline-rich receptor-like protein kinase PERK10, whose amino-acid sequence MASTQPNNYFPTFPPPSPSHPFNPPPPPSQSFYPPPPPSHFNPPPPPPHSFSPPPPPFRTSPPSPPRPFSPPPPKVRPPPPPPRPIHPSPPPPPRPVRPPPLPPAPLPPSPSPNNPTVIIVVVVSLGGLLFLSMLAFALFCCIQRRKKKTQETEVLHFDEHQTVKETIVPGPFGRNTVVVTVEDDVHIDEEIKTEKVGHGLHAKSSSPHEADRVTSGSIVEVATPLRALEHHDAHHHHPENKP is encoded by the coding sequence ATGGCCTCAACTCAACCTAACAACTACTTTCCAACTTTCCCTCCTCCATCACCTTCCCACCCCTTCaatcctccaccaccaccttcACAATCCTTTTACCCTCCACCTCCACCTTCGCACTTTAACCCTCCTCCACCACCCCCTCATTCTTTTTCTCCACCTCCTCCACCATTTCGAACATCACCACCGTCACCACCTCGTCCATTTTCTCCTCCACCCCCAAAGGTgcgaccaccaccaccaccacctcgtCCCATTCATCCATctccaccgccaccacctcgtCCTGTTCGTCCTCCTCCCCTTCCCCCGGCCCCACTCCCACCTTCACCCTCTCCAAACAACCCCACAGTCATAATAGTCGTGGTTGTCTCATTGGGTGGCCTCTTGTTTCTCTCAATGCTCGCTTTTGCTCTATTCTGCTGCATtcagaggaggaagaagaagacgcAAGAAACCGAGGTCCTTCACTTTGATGAGCACCAAACGGTAAAGGAAACCATCGTGCCTGGTCCTTTTGGACGAAACACAGTAGTGGTAACTGTTGAAGATGATGTGCATATTGATGAAGAAATCAAGACTGAGAAAGTTGGTCACGGTTTGCATGCAAAATCATCTTCACCTCATGAAGCAGATCGAGTTACTTCTGGCAGCATTGTTGAGGTGGCAACTCCTCTACGTGCACTTGAACATCATGATGCTCATCATCACCATCCTGAAAACAAGCCCTGA